In Hallerella succinigenes, the following are encoded in one genomic region:
- a CDS encoding UvrD-helicase domain-containing protein: MATKEEMETEILKGLNSDQKRAVLYDHQKDGPLLILAAAGSGKTSVLTRRIQWRVLQGVKPESILALTFTAKAAAEMRERVQKLFPDADIRLSTFHSLAYSILREKFNGKFGWELAGFLKAPKPGEGESERFACALVDHRISPDAISRDDLFKPNLPGNLLKKLEVIRQGVLKTGNIVFEDLIYLATELLEKKSAVQKEIRNRFREVLVDEYQDINPSQYLLVRAILGQNENLFAVGDDDQAIYGFRGADIGNVFRFCKDFPHSKLLRLEWNYRSVPKVLYLANNIFEDKPLLLRKTLRAGNSSKKPIFLENRAPEFWVSEDPQTELLRIVSKIKELREAYDLEFKNFAILVRYNRQRLYYEEALQNFRIPVYREEDSESPEVPGVHVETVHGSKGLQYTVVFYAGLSERLTPGECEGSRKQKKMQLEEEKRLFYVGVTRAEAVLILLYCKKRFWKGRLSEFKPSRFLRYLERPLSEKSHMPLILFKIRVIILVLGYMMVVMPPFLFRCVFMRKSVPAWVEYRVQTFTKYCFKVLRVHIDIENQSALSRVDWNRPVFVVGNHQSYFDIPIVFLTLGRSIGFFAKKELTYIPFLNFWMKALHCVIVDRKDSRACVAIKDRLESSKETVRAFIFPEGTRSKDGTVKPFKSGAFRLATDLNAIILPIYIEGSRTTWETRKSSDTVVVRSTVMEPIDIKELSAEKPINPKTELVPMVYEKYKQISERTL, from the coding sequence ATGGCGACAAAAGAAGAAATGGAAACGGAAATTTTGAAGGGCTTGAACAGCGATCAAAAAAGGGCCGTTCTTTATGATCATCAAAAGGATGGACCTCTTTTGATTTTGGCGGCGGCAGGATCGGGCAAGACATCCGTTTTGACGAGGCGTATCCAGTGGCGCGTTCTGCAGGGCGTAAAACCGGAATCGATTCTCGCTCTGACATTTACCGCTAAGGCGGCTGCCGAAATGCGCGAACGTGTACAAAAGCTTTTTCCCGATGCGGATATTCGACTGAGCACTTTCCATTCGCTCGCGTATTCCATTTTACGAGAAAAGTTCAACGGGAAATTCGGCTGGGAACTCGCCGGATTTTTGAAGGCTCCAAAGCCTGGGGAAGGGGAAAGTGAACGGTTCGCCTGCGCCTTGGTCGATCATCGGATTTCGCCGGATGCGATTTCACGCGATGATCTTTTTAAGCCGAACCTTCCCGGTAATCTTTTGAAAAAACTCGAGGTCATTCGCCAAGGCGTTTTAAAAACAGGGAACATCGTCTTTGAAGATCTAATTTACCTCGCCACGGAACTACTTGAAAAAAAATCCGCCGTGCAAAAGGAAATCCGCAACCGCTTTAGGGAAGTTCTTGTTGATGAATATCAGGATATCAATCCTTCGCAGTATTTGCTTGTTCGAGCAATCCTCGGACAGAACGAAAACCTTTTTGCCGTGGGCGATGACGACCAGGCTATCTACGGGTTTCGCGGCGCAGATATTGGGAACGTTTTTCGCTTCTGCAAGGACTTTCCCCATTCCAAACTGTTGCGCCTTGAATGGAATTACCGCTCCGTTCCCAAGGTGCTGTATTTGGCGAACAATATCTTTGAAGATAAACCGTTGCTTCTTCGCAAAACGCTGCGAGCGGGGAACAGCTCAAAGAAACCGATCTTTTTGGAAAATCGCGCTCCGGAATTTTGGGTCAGTGAAGATCCGCAAACGGAGCTTTTGCGCATCGTTTCTAAAATCAAGGAACTCCGTGAAGCGTATGATCTTGAATTTAAGAACTTTGCCATTCTGGTGCGTTATAATCGACAGCGCCTGTATTACGAAGAGGCGCTTCAAAATTTTCGCATTCCCGTTTACCGTGAAGAGGATTCGGAATCTCCCGAAGTTCCCGGTGTGCATGTAGAAACGGTCCACGGTTCCAAAGGTTTACAGTATACGGTCGTCTTTTATGCGGGTCTATCTGAACGCTTGACTCCGGGCGAATGCGAAGGTTCGCGAAAACAGAAAAAAATGCAATTAGAAGAAGAAAAACGTCTCTTTTACGTCGGCGTCACCCGTGCAGAGGCGGTGCTGATTTTGCTATATTGTAAAAAACGTTTTTGGAAGGGCCGTCTTTCTGAATTTAAACCTTCCCGGTTTTTACGCTATTTAGAAAGACCGCTCTCGGAGAAATCACATATGCCACTGATCCTTTTTAAGATCCGCGTCATCATTTTGGTTTTGGGATATATGATGGTCGTGATGCCGCCGTTCCTGTTCCGCTGTGTATTCATGCGGAAGTCGGTGCCGGCATGGGTAGAATACCGCGTACAGACGTTTACGAAGTACTGCTTTAAGGTGCTCCGTGTTCACATCGACATTGAAAATCAGTCGGCGCTTTCCCGTGTCGATTGGAACCGTCCGGTTTTTGTGGTGGGCAATCACCAGTCCTATTTCGATATTCCGATCGTCTTTTTGACGCTCGGACGTTCGATTGGCTTTTTTGCAAAGAAGGAACTGACCTATATCCCGTTCCTGAATTTTTGGATGAAGGCTTTGCACTGCGTGATCGTGGACCGTAAGGATTCCCGTGCATGCGTTGCCATCAAGGACCGCCTCGAATCTTCGAAGGAAACGGTGCGAGCCTTTATCTTCCCGGAAGGAACGCGTAGCAAGGATGGAACCGTTAAACCGTTCAAGAGCGGGGCTTTCCGCCTCGCAACGGATTTGAACGCCATCATTCTCCCAATCTACATCGAAGGTTCCCGCACGACATGGGAAACCCGCAAAAGTTCGGACACGGTCGTCGTCCGCTCCACGGTCATGGAACCGATCGACATCAAAGAACTTTCTGCGGAAAAGCCGATCAATCCGAAAACGGAACTGGTTCCGATGGTTTACGAAAAGTACAAGCAGATCTCTGAACGTACTTTGTAA
- a CDS encoding lysylphosphatidylglycerol synthase transmembrane domain-containing protein: MNTRVKSFLIFCLKLLVTLVPCYFVYREIVTAPGWDTGDLWNLFSISSLLPLFVAMFCLALSNFTGCLQWKLLLDKQEVHMGYWHLVKLYFVGLFFNNFMPGNVGGDVKKVYDIRMQGNQRTVGGGLTATFFDRLFGLFFLNVLALAVGLLFFIRDPNQRLFLLPSLWVFLGFCVLFAGLFSKRIGRVLAWFSNKIFPESVQTRILHFQKRFQHYRDWKMWVHIVVLSALTQGLRVVVHYFCGIAIGLDIDVSWYFFFIPMVSVISALPISIGGFGPRELLAQSLFDRIGVPGLQSVVVQLLAYMVSLVVSLAGAVFFMTEKKKQESSTFSEVESLDHVNSENH; this comes from the coding sequence ATGAACACTCGCGTGAAGTCTTTTTTGATTTTTTGTCTGAAACTTTTGGTAACGCTGGTTCCTTGTTACTTTGTGTACAGGGAAATTGTGACCGCTCCGGGCTGGGACACGGGTGACCTATGGAATCTTTTTTCGATATCTTCGTTATTGCCGCTGTTTGTTGCCATGTTTTGCCTTGCCCTTTCCAATTTTACCGGTTGCCTGCAGTGGAAGCTGTTGCTGGATAAGCAAGAAGTTCACATGGGCTATTGGCACCTGGTGAAGCTTTATTTTGTCGGGCTTTTCTTTAACAACTTTATGCCGGGAAACGTGGGTGGAGACGTCAAAAAGGTCTACGACATCCGTATGCAGGGAAATCAGCGGACGGTGGGTGGTGGCTTGACCGCGACTTTTTTTGACCGTCTTTTTGGACTCTTCTTTTTGAACGTGCTCGCGCTCGCGGTCGGCTTGTTGTTCTTTATTCGCGATCCGAATCAGCGCTTGTTCCTGTTGCCTTCGCTGTGGGTGTTTCTCGGTTTTTGCGTTTTGTTTGCCGGACTTTTCAGCAAGCGGATCGGGCGTGTTCTCGCCTGGTTTTCAAATAAGATTTTTCCTGAGTCGGTACAGACCCGTATTTTGCATTTTCAGAAACGTTTTCAGCATTATCGCGATTGGAAGATGTGGGTACATATCGTTGTGCTTTCAGCTCTGACGCAGGGTCTGCGCGTGGTCGTACATTATTTTTGTGGAATTGCGATTGGTCTCGATATTGATGTCTCGTGGTACTTCTTCTTTATTCCGATGGTTTCGGTGATCAGTGCGCTTCCGATTTCGATTGGCGGTTTTGGCCCGCGTGAACTTTTGGCGCAGTCTCTCTTTGACCGTATCGGCGTGCCGGGCTTGCAGTCTGTGGTGGTGCAGCTCCTCGCTTACATGGTAAGCCTGGTGGTGAGCCTTGCCGGTGCTGTGTTCTTTATGACCGAAAAGAAAAAACAGGAGTCGTCCACGTTTTCCGAAGTGGAATCGTTGGATCATGTGAATTCCGAAAATCATTAA
- a CDS encoding glycosyltransferase family 4 protein codes for MKLLVLQRRDSKHPDSGDFEYYSQRIFENIASQGNEVVMLVSPIHGAPPREVLNGVTVVRSGENPIPQLNKEFHFDVALENLAGRPLRIEKKTDLPTVVLVHRLWRTAIFRQSISLASLLTWIWEIALPSLYTRSSFISVSPTLVQGLIDLGISRNRIALVYCGSDLIPEDLPPVSQKERFFLWSSSQGHGNGLVAALDAFEVFSRRHPDAGFLLRMTLSGSKLSQLPNEIRRRGLGDRVLVESNATRERKADLMRRAFCLLQTDYQEGWGFSVICAGKYGTTTIAPDFSGYKDCIRDGVTGLLYPRSKGVEGCCQQMERLYEDEKLRENLQANAKRYADCFHWSRTANEILAVLQKTIENP; via the coding sequence ATGAAGCTTCTTGTTCTCCAACGCAGGGATTCTAAGCATCCGGATTCGGGTGACTTTGAATACTATTCCCAGCGCATCTTTGAGAACATCGCCTCGCAAGGAAACGAGGTTGTGATGCTCGTGTCGCCTATTCACGGAGCGCCTCCGCGGGAGGTGTTGAATGGTGTGACTGTGGTGCGTTCGGGGGAAAATCCAATTCCGCAGCTGAATAAAGAATTTCATTTTGACGTAGCTCTAGAAAATCTGGCCGGACGTCCGCTGAGAATTGAAAAGAAGACGGATCTGCCAACGGTCGTGTTGGTGCATCGGCTATGGCGTACGGCGATTTTTAGGCAGAGCATTTCGCTAGCTTCCTTGCTCACGTGGATTTGGGAAATCGCTTTGCCGAGCCTTTACACCAGGTCGTCTTTTATTTCCGTATCTCCAACGCTTGTGCAGGGCTTGATCGATTTGGGAATTTCCCGCAATCGCATTGCGCTTGTGTACTGTGGCTCGGATCTCATTCCTGAAGATTTACCTCCTGTTTCGCAAAAGGAACGCTTCTTTTTGTGGAGTTCTTCGCAGGGTCACGGCAATGGTTTGGTTGCGGCGTTGGATGCGTTTGAAGTCTTTAGCCGTCGCCATCCCGATGCGGGATTTTTGTTGCGCATGACTCTTTCCGGTTCAAAACTATCGCAGTTGCCGAACGAGATTCGACGCCGAGGCTTAGGCGACCGCGTTCTTGTGGAATCCAATGCGACTCGGGAACGCAAGGCCGATTTGATGCGCCGCGCGTTTTGCTTGTTGCAGACCGATTACCAGGAAGGCTGGGGCTTTTCGGTAATCTGTGCGGGTAAGTATGGAACGACTACAATCGCTCCGGATTTTTCGGGATACAAGGATTGTATCCGAGACGGCGTGACGGGCTTGTTGTATCCCAGGTCCAAGGGCGTGGAAGGCTGTTGTCAGCAGATGGAACGCCTTTATGAAGATGAAAAACTCCGTGAAAATTTGCAGGCCAATGCCAAGCGCTATGCCGATTGTTTCCACTGGAGTCGTACAGCGAATGAAATTTTAGCGGTCTTGCAAAAGACGATTGAGAATCCATGA